The following proteins come from a genomic window of Verrucomicrobiota bacterium:
- a CDS encoding molybdopterin-dependent oxidoreductase has translation MNDHFSRRSFLQRSGLVGAGITAAQFLPLRFLQAQPALEDVSNPLAHYPNREWEKLYRNQYAYDHQFSWVCAPNDTHNCRITAHVRNGVIVRLGEQYDIGDYSDLYGNHATTAWGNRHCAKGYTFHRILYGPYRLKHPIVRRGWKRWADDGFPTLTAEVKAKYKFDSRGTDKFERIPWDDAFSYIARATKAIATRYSGEAGAKLLESQGYPPEMIEVMGGAGTRTIKMRGGMGLLGVLGKYGMYRLCNSLALLDVHIRGVKQEDAKAGRVWSNYTWHGDQAPGHPWVHGLQNSETDFNDLRNSKLIVMNGKNLVENKMADAHWFVEAMERGCKIVVIAPEYGAPSTKADYWIPVRPATDAALWLGVTRVMLDNKWYDENFVKRFTDFPLLVRTDNLKRLRAAEVFANYTSTLPADSPSKKVQGLTDEQHQKLGDFVVWDARSNSPKALTRDMVGETLAKSGLDPQLDFKGRIKLADGSEVEVATSWNLYQVHLKDYDLDTVSEITSAPKELIERLAKDIATITPTSIHQGEGINHWFHATEANRAAYLPLMLTGNIGKPGAGCHGWAGNYKAALFQGSKLTGPGFKGWVAEDPFEQNLDPKAHGKDIHAHAYTRDEEPAYWNHGDRPLIVNTPKEGRKVFTGNSHMPSPTKAIFTTNVNLINNAKWAYGMIKNVNPNVELIVTMDTQMTASVEYSDFGLPANSWVEFEDLEITASCSNPFLQIWKGGIKPLYDSKDDLAILAGIGAALGKVTGDKRFHTHFKFEHEGKRGIYIQRLLDSCTTTAGYKLDDIMAGKYGPPGGALLLFRSYPRVPFYEQVHDDYPFYTDTGRLHSYSDDPTALACGENFIVHREGPEATPYLPNVIVSSNPLVRPNDYGIPLDAEHWDERTVRNVKMSWADAKNSKNFLWEKGFQFYCLTPKSRHSVHSSWANVDWHLIWNSNFGDQYRVDKRLPNVGEHQLHMNPQAARDLGIADGDYVYVDANPADRPYLGATPSDPFYKVSRLMLRLTFNAAYPYNVVMMKHGSFIATEKTVKAQQTRPDGMSLTEEGYISNFRFGSQQSVTRNWHMPMHQTDTLFHKSKAFMSFLFGGEADNHAVNTVPKECLIRITKAEDGGLGGKGPWKPGTEGMSPDGEGKPMKKYLAGEFLGSKGAATFE, from the coding sequence ATGAACGACCATTTTTCCCGCCGCTCCTTCCTCCAGCGCAGCGGCCTCGTCGGCGCGGGCATCACGGCGGCGCAATTCCTTCCGCTGCGCTTCCTCCAGGCGCAACCAGCGCTGGAAGATGTCAGCAATCCACTCGCGCACTATCCGAACCGCGAGTGGGAAAAACTCTACCGCAATCAATATGCCTACGACCACCAGTTCTCCTGGGTCTGCGCGCCGAACGACACGCACAATTGCCGCATCACCGCGCACGTTCGCAACGGCGTCATCGTCCGACTCGGCGAGCAATATGACATCGGTGATTACTCGGATCTCTACGGCAATCATGCCACGACTGCCTGGGGCAACCGCCATTGCGCCAAGGGTTACACGTTTCACCGGATTCTTTACGGGCCGTATCGACTGAAACATCCCATCGTGCGGCGCGGTTGGAAGCGCTGGGCGGACGACGGTTTCCCGACCCTCACCGCCGAGGTCAAAGCCAAATACAAATTCGATTCGCGCGGCACGGACAAATTTGAGCGCATCCCGTGGGACGATGCATTCAGCTACATCGCCCGCGCGACGAAAGCCATCGCGACCCGTTACAGCGGCGAAGCGGGCGCGAAGCTCCTCGAATCACAGGGCTATCCGCCGGAGATGATTGAGGTCATGGGCGGCGCGGGCACGCGCACCATCAAGATGCGCGGCGGCATGGGCCTGCTCGGCGTGCTCGGCAAATATGGCATGTATCGCCTCTGCAATTCGCTCGCGTTACTGGACGTTCACATTCGCGGCGTGAAGCAGGAGGACGCGAAGGCTGGCCGCGTCTGGTCGAATTACACCTGGCACGGTGATCAGGCTCCCGGCCATCCGTGGGTGCATGGGCTGCAGAATTCCGAGACGGATTTCAATGATCTCCGAAACTCGAAGCTCATCGTCATGAACGGCAAGAACCTCGTCGAAAACAAAATGGCCGATGCCCATTGGTTCGTCGAGGCGATGGAGCGCGGCTGCAAGATTGTCGTTATCGCGCCCGAATACGGCGCGCCCTCCACGAAGGCGGATTATTGGATTCCCGTGCGCCCCGCCACCGACGCAGCGCTCTGGCTCGGCGTCACGCGCGTGATGCTCGACAACAAATGGTACGACGAAAACTTCGTGAAGCGGTTCACGGATTTCCCGTTGCTCGTGCGCACGGACAATCTCAAGCGCCTGCGCGCCGCAGAAGTTTTCGCGAACTACACCAGCACCCTCCCCGCCGACAGCCCGAGCAAAAAGGTTCAAGGCTTGACGGATGAACAACATCAGAAACTCGGCGATTTCGTGGTGTGGGATGCCAGGTCGAATTCACCGAAGGCGCTCACCCGAGACATGGTGGGCGAAACGCTCGCCAAGTCAGGCCTTGATCCGCAGCTTGATTTCAAAGGCAGGATAAAACTCGCCGACGGCAGCGAAGTGGAGGTCGCCACGTCGTGGAATCTTTACCAGGTTCACCTCAAGGACTACGACCTGGACACCGTTTCCGAAATCACGAGCGCCCCGAAGGAATTGATCGAGCGGCTCGCGAAGGACATCGCCACGATCACGCCGACTTCGATTCATCAAGGCGAAGGCATCAATCACTGGTTTCACGCGACCGAGGCGAATCGCGCCGCGTATCTGCCGCTCATGCTCACCGGCAACATTGGCAAGCCGGGCGCTGGCTGTCATGGTTGGGCGGGCAATTACAAGGCCGCGCTGTTTCAGGGAAGCAAGCTCACCGGCCCGGGCTTCAAGGGCTGGGTCGCCGAAGATCCATTCGAGCAGAACCTCGATCCCAAGGCGCACGGCAAGGACATCCACGCGCACGCCTACACCAGGGACGAAGAGCCGGCCTATTGGAATCACGGCGACCGCCCGCTTATCGTCAACACGCCGAAGGAAGGCCGCAAAGTCTTCACCGGCAATTCCCACATGCCGTCGCCAACCAAGGCGATCTTCACGACCAATGTGAACCTGATCAACAATGCCAAGTGGGCCTATGGCATGATCAAGAACGTCAACCCGAACGTGGAGTTGATCGTGACAATGGACACTCAAATGACGGCCAGCGTCGAGTATTCCGATTTCGGCCTGCCGGCAAATTCATGGGTCGAGTTCGAGGATTTGGAGATCACGGCGAGTTGCTCGAATCCGTTCCTGCAAATCTGGAAAGGCGGCATCAAACCGCTTTACGACTCGAAGGACGACCTCGCGATTCTGGCCGGCATTGGCGCAGCGCTCGGCAAAGTCACCGGCGACAAGCGATTCCACACGCACTTCAAATTCGAGCACGAGGGGAAACGCGGCATCTACATCCAGCGCCTGCTCGACAGTTGCACGACGACCGCCGGCTACAAGCTCGACGACATCATGGCCGGCAAGTATGGCCCGCCCGGCGGCGCGCTGCTGTTGTTCCGCAGTTATCCGCGCGTTCCGTTCTACGAGCAAGTTCACGATGATTATCCGTTCTACACGGACACGGGCCGGTTGCATTCCTACAGCGACGACCCCACGGCGCTGGCGTGCGGCGAGAATTTCATCGTCCACCGCGAAGGCCCGGAGGCGACGCCGTATCTGCCGAACGTCATCGTGAGTTCAAACCCGCTCGTGCGCCCGAACGATTATGGCATTCCGCTCGACGCCGAGCATTGGGATGAGCGCACCGTGCGCAACGTGAAGATGAGTTGGGCGGACGCGAAGAACTCGAAGAATTTCCTCTGGGAGAAAGGATTCCAGTTCTACTGCCTGACACCCAAGTCGCGGCACAGTGTCCACTCGTCGTGGGCCAACGTGGACTGGCATCTCATCTGGAACTCGAACTTCGGCGATCAGTATCGCGTGGACAAACGCCTGCCGAACGTCGGCGAGCACCAACTCCACATGAACCCCCAGGCCGCGCGCGACCTCGGCATTGCGGACGGCGATTATGTCTATGTGGACGCGAACCCCGCCGACCGTCCGTATCTCGGCGCGACGCCCAGCGATCCGTTCTACAAGGTGAGCCGGCTCATGCTGCGTCTCACCTTCAACGCCGCGTATCCCTACAACGTCGTGATGATGAAGCACGGCTCGTTCATCGCGACTGAAAAGACGGTGAAGGCCCAGCAGACGCGGCCCGACGGCATGTCGCTCACCGAGGAGGGCTACATCTCGAATTTCCGTTTCGGCTCGCAGCAATCGGTCACGCGCAACTGGCACATGCCGATGCACCAGACCGACACGCTGTTCCACAAATCAAAGGCGTTCATGAGTTTCCTCTTCGGCGGCGAAGCGGACAACCACGCCGTCAACACCGTGCCGAAGGAATGTTTGATCCGCATCACGAAGGCGGAGGACGGCGGCCTCGGCGGCAAAGGCCCGTGGAAACCCGGCACGGAAGGGATGTCGCCTGACGGCGAAGGCAAGCCGATGAAGAAATATCTGGCCGGCGAATTCCTCGGCAGCAAGGGCGCGGCAACGTTTGAATGA
- a CDS encoding c-type cytochrome, which translates to MPTSATVSLSAGRAVYEQHCAACHGVNGDGNGPAAVWLYPKPRNYSAGLFKIQSTPAGSLPTDDDLLNTITRGMPGSSMPSFTYLSDQERREAVAYVKYLTAYTDNSGKRINRFEEAATNGLIAKPVEVPPETPVTLQELTLGRDMFKKMQCFLCHGPTGAGDGEQVPTLKDAFGLAIRPRDFNTGMFRGGHTGPDLYRRIYTGLGGTPMVPYGDAVMKPAERWALVHFVQSLRRTDVAVNDLLTPEDGAIRVKKIAKLPIDPMDQYWESLDPVRVPLNPLWPEPQQVYAVAVSAVTDGRKLAVLLQWRDELPQNTAIRVQDFQDAAALQFSMSGNYGFLGMGDAKNPVNLWQWKAGWQAEAEGHAPTVNTAYPSMHSDTYFATSYSTAASAGNVISQPHKSPIEDANARGFGSFKSQPLAGQNVQGKGLWHDGFWNVVFVRDLKSKDAEDVKFARGKSVPVAFAIWNGEQHDRNGRKMVSNWYQLVFE; encoded by the coding sequence TTGCCAACAAGCGCTACTGTTTCGCTCTCGGCCGGACGCGCCGTCTATGAGCAACATTGCGCGGCCTGCCACGGCGTCAACGGTGACGGCAACGGCCCGGCTGCCGTCTGGCTTTACCCCAAACCGCGAAACTACAGCGCGGGCCTGTTCAAAATCCAATCCACGCCCGCCGGCTCACTGCCAACGGACGACGACCTGCTCAACACCATCACCCGCGGGATGCCAGGCAGTTCGATGCCGAGCTTCACGTATCTTTCCGACCAGGAGCGGCGCGAAGCGGTTGCGTACGTCAAATATCTCACCGCCTACACGGACAATTCCGGCAAGCGCATCAACCGCTTCGAGGAAGCCGCCACCAATGGCCTGATCGCCAAACCGGTGGAAGTGCCGCCCGAGACACCAGTCACCCTTCAGGAGCTGACGTTGGGCCGCGACATGTTTAAAAAGATGCAATGCTTTCTTTGCCATGGGCCGACGGGTGCAGGCGATGGCGAGCAGGTGCCTACCCTTAAAGACGCTTTCGGCCTCGCCATTCGCCCGCGCGATTTCAACACCGGCATGTTCCGTGGCGGTCACACGGGGCCAGATCTTTACCGGCGCATCTACACCGGCCTCGGCGGTACGCCGATGGTGCCGTATGGCGATGCGGTGATGAAGCCCGCGGAACGTTGGGCGCTCGTCCATTTCGTGCAATCACTGCGGCGCACCGATGTCGCCGTGAACGATCTGCTCACACCGGAGGACGGAGCGATTCGCGTGAAGAAAATCGCGAAATTGCCAATCGATCCGATGGATCAATACTGGGAATCACTCGATCCCGTGCGCGTGCCGCTAAATCCGCTGTGGCCCGAGCCGCAACAGGTTTATGCGGTGGCGGTGTCCGCCGTGACCGATGGCCGGAAGCTCGCGGTGCTGCTCCAGTGGCGCGACGAACTTCCGCAAAACACCGCGATCCGCGTGCAGGACTTTCAGGACGCCGCGGCGCTGCAGTTCTCCATGAGCGGCAATTACGGCTTTCTGGGCATGGGTGACGCGAAGAATCCCGTGAACCTCTGGCAATGGAAAGCCGGCTGGCAGGCGGAGGCGGAAGGACACGCGCCAACCGTGAACACGGCCTACCCTTCGATGCACTCGGACACTTACTTCGCCACGAGTTACAGCACTGCCGCCAGCGCGGGTAATGTCATTTCGCAGCCACACAAATCACCCATTGAGGACGCCAACGCGCGCGGCTTCGGTTCATTCAAATCGCAGCCGCTCGCCGGGCAGAACGTCCAAGGCAAAGGCCTGTGGCATGACGGCTTTTGGAACGTGGTTTTCGTCCGCGATCTGAAATCAAAAGATGCGGAGGATGTGAAATTCGCGCGCGGCAAATCCGTGCCTGTGGCGTTCGCCATCTGGAACGGCGAGCAGCATGACCGCAACGGCCGCAAGATGGTCAGCAATTGGTATCAACTTGTGTTCGAATGA
- a CDS encoding molybdenum cofactor biosysynthesis protein codes for MRICQLFISPGHNYVGHHGQPPGTNPVLELGQVECVAGRGLRGDRFFGHREDYKGQITFFSMEVFEALRRELSLPDARPGAARRNVLVSGRDLSDFIGKEFEIQGVKFAGVEECKPCHWMNFALGPGAADWLKSRGGLRARVLGDGILRCHA; via the coding sequence ATGCGCATTTGCCAACTGTTCATTTCGCCCGGGCACAATTACGTTGGCCATCACGGTCAGCCGCCGGGCACCAATCCGGTCCTGGAGCTGGGACAGGTCGAGTGTGTGGCCGGACGCGGCTTGCGCGGCGACCGTTTCTTCGGGCACCGGGAAGATTACAAAGGGCAGATCACGTTTTTCTCGATGGAGGTATTCGAGGCGTTGCGTCGTGAGTTGTCACTGCCCGACGCCCGACCAGGCGCGGCGCGGCGGAACGTCTTGGTCAGCGGCAGGGACTTGAGCGACTTCATTGGGAAGGAGTTTGAAATCCAAGGCGTGAAGTTTGCCGGCGTGGAGGAATGCAAGCCGTGCCACTGGATGAACTTTGCGCTGGGTCCCGGCGCGGCAGACTGGCTCAAGAGCCGCGGCGGGCTGCGCGCGCGCGTGCTTGGCGATGGTATTCTCCGATGCCACGCGTAA
- a CDS encoding formylglycine-generating enzyme family protein yields MCTVSAVPPLCAQTPRDATPVVAPPRGTVFIPAGAYRPLFRGENDPKEISVKPFYLEVEPVTNEQFLEFVRANPRWRRSQVKRLLADESYLKPWAGDLDLGKDGGKIRQAPVTCVSWFAAKAYCAWKGMRLPTVAEWEYAANASPTRPDGENDPKFKQQILEWYTTPAPRTLAHVGTGRANYFGVHDLHGLVWEWVADFNTALVTGESRGDTGLERRLFCGSGSEGANDRDNYPAFMRYGFRSSLKADYTVHNLGFRCAKDL; encoded by the coding sequence ATCTGCACGGTCAGCGCGGTCCCGCCACTTTGTGCGCAGACACCACGCGACGCCACGCCAGTCGTCGCACCGCCCCGCGGCACAGTCTTCATACCCGCCGGCGCTTACCGGCCTCTATTCCGCGGTGAGAATGATCCAAAGGAAATTTCAGTGAAACCGTTTTATCTGGAGGTTGAGCCGGTCACCAACGAGCAGTTTCTGGAATTCGTGCGCGCCAATCCACGCTGGCGCCGGTCACAGGTGAAGCGGCTGTTAGCTGACGAATCTTATCTCAAACCTTGGGCCGGTGACCTTGATCTGGGGAAGGACGGCGGAAAAATAAGACAAGCGCCTGTCACTTGCGTCTCCTGGTTCGCCGCCAAAGCCTACTGTGCCTGGAAAGGAATGCGGTTGCCGACCGTAGCCGAATGGGAATATGCCGCCAATGCCAGCCCAACGCGCCCGGACGGTGAGAACGATCCTAAATTCAAACAGCAAATCCTGGAGTGGTACACCACACCAGCACCGCGGACGCTTGCACATGTCGGCACTGGGCGCGCCAATTATTTCGGGGTCCATGATCTGCACGGGTTAGTGTGGGAATGGGTGGCCGATTTCAACACCGCACTCGTAACCGGCGAATCCCGCGGCGACACCGGACTCGAACGAAGACTCTTTTGCGGCAGCGGTTCGGAAGGCGCCAACGACCGCGACAATTACCCGGCGTTCATGCGTTACGGTTTTCGCAGCAGTCTCAAGGCAGATTACACCGTCCACAACCTCGGTTTCCGTTGCGCCAAAGATTTATGA
- a CDS encoding 4Fe-4S dicluster domain-containing protein has protein sequence MSNVLNWQLGREMDYPYDAAYPDQQFAFIFNINRCIGCQSCTMACKSTWTFSKGQEYMWWNNVETKPYGGYPHHWDVKTLDLLEQANPGGQNWGGVAKDLKAPYGQFNGKTVFEAAKSFIGPEGANRALGYLPTDEEWSAPNRYEDHPVGNEKGVKGQYFKGGELLPEHKTWFFYLARICNHCSYPACLAACPRNAIYKRPEDGIVLIDQERCRGYRKCMEACPYKKTFYRGTTRTSEKCIACFPRVEGKDQAGGGLPMQTRCMAACIGHIRLQGLVQLNKDGTWKEDRYNPLYYLIHVAKVALPLYPQFGTEPNGYYIPPRWVPRPYLKQMFGPGVDAAIDKYSAPDRELLAVLQLFGKDQRICFRYEIKEGPKVFETEVRGKKFAMFNDTIIGYAKDGTKIIETTVEEPLHVRPEKHANSI, from the coding sequence ATGAGCAACGTCCTCAACTGGCAACTCGGTCGCGAAATGGATTATCCCTACGACGCGGCGTACCCCGACCAGCAGTTCGCGTTCATCTTCAACATCAACCGCTGCATCGGCTGCCAGAGTTGCACCATGGCGTGCAAGTCCACGTGGACATTCTCGAAGGGCCAGGAATACATGTGGTGGAACAACGTCGAGACCAAACCCTACGGCGGCTACCCGCATCATTGGGACGTGAAAACGCTCGACCTGCTTGAACAAGCCAACCCCGGCGGCCAGAACTGGGGCGGCGTGGCCAAGGATCTCAAGGCACCCTACGGCCAGTTCAACGGTAAAACAGTTTTTGAAGCGGCGAAAAGTTTCATCGGTCCGGAAGGCGCGAACCGCGCGCTCGGTTACCTGCCCACGGATGAGGAATGGTCCGCGCCGAATCGTTACGAAGATCATCCCGTCGGCAACGAAAAGGGAGTGAAGGGCCAATACTTCAAGGGCGGCGAGCTGTTGCCCGAGCACAAGACGTGGTTTTTCTACCTCGCGCGCATCTGCAATCATTGCAGCTATCCCGCGTGCCTCGCCGCCTGTCCGCGCAATGCCATCTACAAGCGCCCCGAGGACGGCATCGTGTTGATTGATCAGGAACGCTGTCGCGGCTACCGCAAGTGCATGGAGGCCTGCCCTTACAAAAAAACTTTTTATCGCGGCACCACCCGCACGAGCGAGAAATGCATCGCCTGCTTCCCGCGCGTCGAGGGCAAGGACCAGGCCGGCGGCGGCCTGCCCATGCAAACGCGCTGCATGGCCGCATGCATCGGCCACATTCGCCTCCAAGGTTTGGTCCAGTTGAACAAGGACGGCACGTGGAAGGAAGACCGCTATAACCCGCTTTACTATTTGATCCACGTCGCCAAAGTCGCGCTGCCGCTCTATCCGCAATTCGGCACCGAACCCAACGGTTACTACATCCCGCCGCGCTGGGTGCCACGGCCTTACCTCAAACAGATGTTCGGCCCGGGCGTGGACGCCGCCATCGACAAATACTCGGCGCCCGACCGTGAACTGCTGGCGGTGCTGCAACTCTTCGGCAAGGACCAGCGGATCTGCTTCCGCTACGAGATCAAGGAAGGCCCGAAAGTATTCGAGACCGAAGTGCGCGGCAAAAAGTTCGCAATGTTTAACGACACCATCATCGGCTACGCGAAGGATGGGACGAAGATCATCGAGACAACCGTCGAAGAACCGCTGCACGTGCGGCCCGAAAAACATGCCAACTCCATCTGA
- a CDS encoding DUF2249 domain-containing protein yields MPPLTQFKRFDVRDLLRRGIEPFPEIRRRVDALKLTEGLIIIAPFLPSPLIEKLGSEGFLSKVERGQGADWIVYFWREAA; encoded by the coding sequence ATGCCACCGCTAACGCAATTCAAACGATTCGACGTGCGCGATTTGTTGCGACGAGGCATCGAACCGTTTCCCGAAATCCGTCGGCGCGTGGACGCGCTCAAGCTTACGGAAGGGTTGATCATTATCGCGCCGTTCCTGCCGTCCCCGCTCATCGAGAAGCTGGGCAGCGAAGGCTTCCTGTCGAAAGTGGAACGCGGTCAGGGTGCGGATTGGATTGTTTACTTTTGGCGCGAAGCTGCTTGA
- a CDS encoding molecular chaperone TorD family protein → MPTPSEIQNPKSEIRKEEWAARSDTPKRSVFGNYRDDDAGSSERESAPSGQGRLTSAATKAGLQSSIDLAMARAFTHRFLAKAYEDPTPEAWGWLTHPQTIGALRVANAFLGPSLLPSADALITSLEHDDFDSFHSAYLAAFGHAARGSCPLNEIEYGDLKADPLFQPHRLADLAAFYGAFGLEVAEDADERHDHICLELEFMCVLAAKEAYALENQLDADELALCRDAQKKFLREHLGRWTPAFARRLTKATDDPALRALAVCTRTFVESESKRFGVSPGSEDLLLRPVDEAAETMCASCGLHNLPPGALAAT, encoded by the coding sequence ATGCCAACTCCATCTGAAATCCAAAATCCAAAATCCGAAATCCGAAAGGAAGAGTGGGCCGCGCGCAGCGACACGCCGAAACGCTCAGTGTTTGGAAATTACCGCGACGACGATGCCGGTAGCAGCGAACGTGAGTCCGCTCCATCTGGTCAGGGCCGACTCACGTCGGCTGCTACGAAGGCAGGGCTTCAAAGTTCCATTGACCTTGCCATGGCGCGCGCGTTCACCCACCGCTTTCTCGCCAAAGCCTACGAAGACCCGACGCCGGAGGCGTGGGGTTGGTTGACCCACCCGCAGACCATCGGCGCACTGCGGGTTGCCAACGCCTTTCTCGGCCCGTCGCTATTGCCGAGCGCCGATGCTCTGATCACGTCGCTCGAACACGATGACTTCGATTCGTTTCACTCCGCCTATCTCGCCGCGTTCGGCCATGCAGCGCGCGGTTCCTGTCCGCTAAACGAAATCGAATACGGCGACCTCAAAGCCGACCCGCTCTTCCAGCCGCATCGTCTGGCCGACCTCGCGGCGTTTTACGGCGCGTTCGGCCTCGAAGTTGCGGAGGACGCCGACGAGCGCCACGACCACATCTGCCTCGAACTCGAGTTCATGTGCGTGCTCGCGGCCAAGGAAGCTTACGCGCTCGAGAACCAACTCGACGCCGACGAGCTGGCGCTCTGCCGCGACGCGCAGAAGAAATTTCTCCGCGAACATCTCGGTCGTTGGACACCGGCGTTCGCGCGGAGACTGACCAAGGCCACGGACGATCCCGCGCTCCGCGCCCTGGCGGTCTGCACCCGCACATTTGTCGAGTCCGAGAGCAAGCGCTTCGGCGTAAGCCCCGGCAGCGAGGATTTGTTATTGCGCCCCGTGGACGAAGCCGCCGAGACGATGTGCGCTTCGTGCGGCCTTCACAATCTTCCGCCCGGCGCGCTGGCGGCCACCTGA
- the nirK gene encoding nitrite reductase, copper-containing — MKCKLMLSFANAIVFANLLALLATRGVAAVDNSTEPIVGEEVAVLTQAPNVPPPIKRAYATKVIVTLEVQEVVLRLADGVNYLFWTFGGEVPGSFIRVREGDFIEFHLNNNPNNKMPHNIDLHAVTGPGGGATSSFTAPGHTSQFSFRVLNPGLYVYHCATAPVPMHVGNGMYGLILVEPKEGLPPVDREYYVMQSEVYTAGRFGEEGLQPFDMNKAADERPPYVVFNGAVSSLVGDKALKASVGETVRLFVGNGGLNLVSSFHVIGEIFDTVYPEGGTSLLQKNVQTTLVPPGGSTIVEFKTDVPGTFILVDHALLRAFNKGALGMLKVDGPENHLIYTGKEVDAVYLGQQAAAGSESAKRIGTLQSALAQEIKTNPQIATLTKEIQIEKGKQVYMQTCFVCHQPDGQGLASQIPPLARSDLLMADKEGSIRGVLQGRSGEITVNGKKYNGVMIPLNYLTDEQIANALTYVRNSWGNSGDAVSVEEVRHVRSEAPPPPANPYE; from the coding sequence ATGAAATGTAAATTGATGCTCAGTTTTGCAAACGCAATCGTATTCGCCAACCTGTTGGCTCTGCTTGCGACCAGAGGTGTTGCGGCCGTGGACAATTCGACCGAACCCATCGTTGGCGAGGAGGTGGCGGTGTTGACCCAGGCGCCCAACGTGCCGCCGCCGATCAAGCGCGCGTATGCCACCAAAGTCATCGTGACGCTCGAAGTGCAGGAAGTCGTGCTGCGGCTGGCCGATGGCGTGAACTACTTGTTTTGGACGTTTGGCGGCGAGGTGCCGGGAAGTTTCATCCGCGTCCGGGAGGGCGACTTCATCGAGTTTCATCTGAACAACAACCCGAACAACAAGATGCCGCATAACATTGACCTTCACGCCGTCACCGGTCCGGGGGGCGGCGCGACCTCGTCGTTCACGGCGCCGGGTCACACCTCGCAGTTCTCCTTCCGCGTTCTGAATCCCGGCTTGTATGTGTACCATTGCGCCACGGCGCCGGTGCCGATGCACGTCGGCAATGGCATGTATGGGTTGATACTGGTCGAGCCGAAGGAAGGTTTGCCGCCCGTGGACCGCGAGTATTACGTAATGCAGAGCGAAGTCTATACGGCGGGCAGGTTTGGCGAGGAAGGATTGCAACCGTTCGACATGAACAAAGCCGCTGACGAAAGGCCGCCCTACGTGGTGTTTAACGGTGCGGTCAGTTCACTGGTCGGCGACAAGGCGCTCAAAGCGAGCGTCGGCGAAACCGTGCGCCTGTTCGTCGGCAATGGGGGACTGAACCTGGTGTCTTCATTCCACGTCATCGGCGAGATTTTTGACACGGTTTATCCCGAAGGCGGCACATCGCTGTTGCAAAAGAACGTGCAGACGACGCTCGTTCCACCGGGTGGCTCCACCATCGTCGAGTTCAAAACCGATGTGCCGGGCACATTCATTCTCGTGGACCACGCGTTGTTGCGCGCCTTCAACAAAGGAGCGCTCGGCATGTTGAAAGTGGATGGCCCGGAGAATCACCTGATCTATACCGGCAAGGAGGTGGACGCCGTCTATCTCGGACAACAGGCGGCGGCGGGCAGCGAATCGGCCAAACGCATCGGCACGCTGCAATCTGCGCTGGCGCAGGAAATAAAAACCAACCCGCAGATCGCCACGCTGACCAAGGAGATTCAAATTGAAAAAGGCAAACAGGTTTACATGCAGACCTGTTTCGTCTGCCATCAACCCGACGGGCAGGGCCTTGCCAGCCAGATCCCGCCCCTGGCCAGGTCCGACCTCCTCATGGCCGACAAGGAGGGCAGCATCCGTGGGGTTCTCCAAGGCCGTTCCGGTGAAATCACCGTGAACGGGAAAAAATACAACGGCGTGATGATTCCGCTGAATTATTTGACGGATGAACAAATTGCCAACGCCCTCACTTATGTCCGCAACAGTTGGGGCAACAGTGGCGACGCCGTGTCCGTGGAAGAAGTTCGCCACGTGCGCAGCGAGGCGCCGCCCCCGCCGGCCAACCCCTATGAGTAG
- a CDS encoding SCO family protein, with protein sequence MKTRVVSILGATLVFVANTRSDAGEAAQPAAKASCCCARNLEPAAPLTDRSIYQLDSTWTNDAGKPIKLAVLRGRTQVVAMFFANCAYACPLIVNDMKRIEAALPESFRSRVGFTLVSFDSERDTPETLSAFRKSRGLAQSRWTLLRGQPDDILELAAVLGVKFKKDARGQFAHSNLITVLNSEGEIVHQQIGLNQSIEETVRIVRQMTER encoded by the coding sequence ATGAAAACTCGCGTTGTCAGTATTTTAGGCGCGACCCTTGTGTTCGTCGCCAATACCCGCAGTGACGCCGGCGAAGCAGCCCAACCCGCCGCCAAAGCGTCCTGCTGCTGCGCCAGAAACCTGGAACCGGCCGCTCCCCTGACTGATCGATCCATTTATCAGCTTGACTCCACTTGGACCAACGACGCCGGCAAACCGATCAAGCTCGCCGTGCTTCGTGGACGCACGCAAGTCGTCGCCATGTTCTTCGCTAACTGCGCCTACGCCTGTCCCCTCATTGTCAACGATATGAAACGCATTGAGGCCGCGCTGCCGGAATCGTTTCGATCCCGCGTTGGCTTCACACTGGTTTCTTTCGACAGCGAGCGCGACACGCCAGAGACGTTGAGCGCCTTTCGCAAGAGCCGGGGACTGGCGCAAAGCCGGTGGACATTATTGCGCGGCCAACCGGACGACATCCTGGAACTGGCCGCGGTGCTCGGGGTAAAATTCAAGAAGGATGCGCGTGGCCAGTTCGCCCACTCCAATCTCATCACGGTCTTGAATTCAGAGGGCGAAATAGTCCATCAACAGATCGGGCTGAATCAAAGCATCGAGGAGACCGTTCGCATCGTTCGACAAATGACCGAGAGATAA